One genomic window of Streptococcus mitis includes the following:
- the aspS gene encoding aspartate--tRNA ligase has translation MKRSMYAGRVREEHIGQEMTLKGWVGRRRDLGGLIFIDLRDREGIMQLVINPEKVSAEVMATAESLRSEFVIEVTGQVAAREQANDKLPTGAVELNVTALTVLNTAKTTPFEIKDGIEANDDTRLRYRYLDLRRPEMLENLKLRAKVTHSIRNYLDELEFIDVETPFLSKSTPEGARDYLVPSRVNKGHFYALPQSPQITKQLLMNAGFDRYYQIVKCFRDEDLRGDRQPEFTQVDLETSFLTEQEIQDITEGLIARVMKETKGIEVTLPFPRMKYDDAMALYGSDKPDTRFDMLLQDLTEVVKGVDFKVFSEAPAVKAIVVKGAADNYSRKDIDKMTEVAKQYGAKGLAWVKVVDGELNGPVAKFLTGIQAELTTALALEDKDLVLFVADTLEVANATLGALRGRIAKELGLIDNDKFNFLWVVDWPMFEWSEEEGRYMSAHHPFTLPQEETAHELEGDLAKVRAIAYDIVLNGYELGGGSLRINQKDLQERMFKALGFSAEEANDQFGFLLEAMDYGFPPHGGLAIGLDRFVMLLAGEENIREVIAFPKNNKATDPMTQAPSTVALKQLEELSLQVEEDETSKTN, from the coding sequence ATGAAACGTAGTATGTATGCTGGTCGTGTTCGTGAGGAACACATCGGACAAGAAATGACCTTGAAAGGATGGGTTGGCCGTCGTCGTGACCTTGGTGGTTTGATCTTTATCGACCTTCGTGACCGTGAAGGAATCATGCAGTTGGTTATCAACCCTGAAAAAGTCTCTGCAGAGGTCATGGCAACAGCTGAAAGCCTTCGTAGTGAATTTGTTATCGAGGTGACTGGTCAGGTCGCTGCGCGTGAGCAAGCCAATGATAAGTTACCAACTGGTGCAGTTGAGTTAAACGTGACAGCTCTGACAGTGCTGAATACAGCTAAGACAACCCCATTTGAGATTAAGGATGGCATTGAGGCCAATGACGATACACGTTTGCGTTACCGTTACCTTGACCTTCGTCGTCCAGAAATGTTGGAAAATCTTAAACTTCGTGCTAAGGTGACCCACTCTATCCGCAACTACTTGGATGAGTTGGAGTTTATCGACGTGGAGACACCATTCCTTTCTAAGTCAACGCCTGAAGGGGCGCGTGACTATTTGGTGCCATCTCGTGTTAATAAAGGGCATTTTTACGCGCTTCCTCAAAGTCCGCAAATCACTAAGCAGTTATTGATGAATGCTGGTTTTGACCGTTACTACCAAATCGTTAAATGTTTCCGTGACGAGGACTTGCGTGGTGACCGCCAGCCTGAGTTCACACAGGTTGACTTGGAAACATCTTTCCTTACTGAGCAAGAAATCCAAGATATCACAGAAGGCTTGATTGCGCGTGTCATGAAGGAAACAAAAGGCATTGAAGTCACTCTGCCTTTCCCACGTATGAAGTATGACGATGCCATGGCTCTTTACGGTTCTGATAAACCTGATACCCGTTTTGACATGTTGCTTCAGGACTTGACCGAAGTGGTCAAAGGTGTGGACTTTAAAGTCTTCTCAGAAGCACCTGCTGTGAAAGCCATTGTGGTCAAAGGAGCTGCGGACAACTATTCACGTAAAGACATCGACAAGATGACCGAAGTAGCCAAACAGTACGGTGCCAAAGGTCTTGCTTGGGTCAAGGTTGTGGATGGAGAATTAAACGGACCAGTTGCTAAGTTCTTGACTGGTATCCAAGCAGAATTGACAACAGCTCTTGCTCTTGAAGATAAGGACTTGGTTCTCTTTGTGGCAGATACGCTTGAGGTAGCTAATGCAACACTTGGGGCCCTTCGTGGACGTATTGCAAAGGAGCTTGGCTTGATTGACAATGATAAATTCAACTTCCTTTGGGTAGTTGACTGGCCAATGTTTGAATGGTCTGAAGAAGAAGGTCGTTACATGAGCGCCCACCATCCATTTACTCTACCACAGGAAGAGACTGCTCACGAATTAGAAGGTGATTTGGCGAAGGTTCGTGCCATTGCTTACGATATTGTCTTGAACGGTTATGAACTTGGTGGTGGTAGCCTTCGTATCAACCAAAAAGACCTTCAAGAACGTATGTTCAAGGCTCTTGGTTTCTCAGCCGAAGAAGCAAATGACCAGTTTGGTTTCCTTCTTGAAGCCATGGACTATGGTTTCCCACCACACGGTGGTTTGGCTATCGGGCTTGACCGTTTTGTTATGTTGCTTGCTGGAGAAGAAAATATCCGTGAAGTTATTGCCTTTCCTAAGAACAACAAGGCAACTGACCCAATGACACAAGCTCCTTCAACAGTAGCTCTTAAACAACTAGAGGAACTCAGCTTACAAGTAGAAGAAGATGAAACAAGCAAAACGAATTAA
- a CDS encoding CPBP family intramembrane glutamic endopeptidase, which yields MKLLKNLGWFLLAILSFLFIYGFIQVLATTSLALGGSPYAVTLLYVALAGVYVYGIYKWYQKAPVRIEKSGFNRFIWLPALVWFLSLVVQFFLPNDPSVNQQTAIDLTLSQPLFSFFAVVIFAPLTEELIFRGMLARYLFPKQDNRKQTLIFLLVSSVLFALIHFPGDVQQFLVYTSLGFSLGLAYISRKGLVYSISLHALNNLVSFLMILML from the coding sequence ATGAAACTACTTAAAAACCTTGGCTGGTTTCTTCTAGCCATTCTATCCTTTTTATTCATCTATGGCTTCATTCAGGTGCTCGCGACTACGTCGCTTGCCTTAGGCGGTTCACCCTATGCTGTTACCCTACTCTATGTAGCCTTGGCTGGAGTTTATGTGTACGGCATTTACAAATGGTATCAGAAAGCTCCTGTTCGTATTGAGAAGAGTGGCTTCAACCGATTTATTTGGCTTCCTGCCTTGGTTTGGTTCCTATCTCTGGTTGTCCAGTTTTTCTTGCCAAATGATCCTTCAGTAAATCAGCAAACAGCGATAGACTTGACCTTGTCTCAACCACTTTTCTCATTCTTTGCGGTCGTTATTTTTGCTCCTTTGACGGAAGAACTTATCTTTAGAGGGATGTTAGCACGCTACCTCTTTCCTAAGCAGGACAATAGGAAACAAACTCTGATTTTTCTTCTGGTATCCAGTGTTCTGTTTGCCTTGATTCATTTCCCAGGTGATGTGCAACAATTTTTAGTCTATACTAGTCTTGGTTTTAGCTTGGGCTTGGCTTATATTAGCAGAAAAGGTCTGGTCTACAGTATTTCTCTCCACGCTTTGAATAATTTAGTCAGCTTTTTGATGATTCTCATGCTATAA
- a CDS encoding ABC transporter permease translates to MFRKLNALLWLRLQVLISNSSLLATLLMPFGIAVLYNEFMNKNGELSMFLLSTSLTMVLSMGSGYMVSIMMAEDKEKRNLKSLILSGVTATEYTFSMLVLPILIMLLAMIVLPIYLRVDVSGYLVAYVIYLVLATISVIFLNLLIGAVSDTQSKAQVYSIFPMLIVSFLPIIALQNDTAQKVLDYSFVGPIVNLLNKKGGEISFSNIGMLLAWVFVLGIANLFVLKNSYKAR, encoded by the coding sequence ATGTTTAGAAAATTAAATGCCCTACTATGGTTAAGATTACAAGTCCTTATTAGCAATTCATCTTTGTTGGCGACTTTATTGATGCCTTTTGGTATTGCTGTTTTATATAATGAATTCATGAATAAGAATGGAGAATTGAGTATGTTTCTCCTCTCTACGAGTTTGACCATGGTCTTGAGTATGGGAAGTGGTTATATGGTATCGATTATGATGGCAGAAGATAAGGAAAAACGAAATCTGAAATCACTCATCCTAAGTGGTGTGACAGCAACAGAATATACTTTCAGTATGCTTGTTCTCCCTATTCTGATAATGTTACTTGCTATGATTGTACTTCCCATCTATCTTAGAGTAGATGTATCTGGTTATTTAGTTGCCTACGTTATCTATTTGGTCTTAGCAACTATTAGTGTTATTTTTCTCAACCTTCTAATCGGTGCGGTGTCAGATACTCAATCTAAAGCGCAAGTTTATAGTATCTTCCCTATGCTAATCGTATCTTTTTTACCCATAATTGCTCTTCAAAATGATACGGCTCAAAAAGTGTTGGATTACTCGTTCGTTGGTCCTATTGTAAATCTTTTAAATAAAAAAGGTGGAGAAATATCTTTTTCTAACATTGGTATGTTACTTGCCTGGGTATTTGTGTTAGGAATAGCAAACCTCTTTGTATTGAAAAACAGCTATAAAGCAAGATAG
- a CDS encoding ABC transporter ATP-binding protein, translating into MIRVENVSKSFGSKKALHQISFEIKEGEIFGFLGPSGSGKTTMINVLTGQLAADQGKTILLGKNSQDLTSNDLEQIGIVSDGSGFYEKMSLYKNLLIYAKLYGLKSDRVNQVLQQVGLADAKDIIAEKLSTGMKQRMFLARALLNAPKILFLDEPTSGLDPTTSKMIHTLLQELKQAGTTIFLTTHDMNEATLLCDRLSLLNKGNLIEYGSPQDIIQKYHVDKKVRVVYNDGREQIVPFEELPHLDTTDLMVVHSCEPTLEEIFIRLTGEKLDV; encoded by the coding sequence ATGATTCGTGTTGAAAATGTAAGCAAAAGTTTTGGGAGCAAAAAAGCTCTTCATCAGATTTCTTTTGAGATTAAGGAGGGGGAAATCTTTGGTTTTCTTGGGCCTTCTGGTTCAGGTAAAACAACCATGATCAATGTCTTAACAGGTCAGTTGGCTGCAGATCAAGGTAAAACAATTTTGTTAGGCAAGAATTCTCAAGATTTAACCTCAAATGATTTGGAACAAATTGGTATTGTTAGTGATGGAAGTGGTTTTTATGAAAAGATGAGTCTTTACAAAAATCTTCTCATCTATGCTAAGCTATATGGTCTCAAGTCAGATAGAGTAAATCAGGTGCTCCAACAGGTTGGATTGGCAGATGCTAAAGATATTATCGCAGAAAAGTTATCTACTGGAATGAAACAACGAATGTTCTTGGCTCGTGCCCTTCTGAATGCTCCTAAGATTCTCTTCCTAGATGAGCCAACTAGTGGTTTAGACCCTACAACATCTAAGATGATTCATACCCTACTTCAAGAATTAAAGCAGGCGGGGACAACTATCTTTCTGACCACGCATGATATGAATGAAGCAACTCTGCTTTGTGATCGCTTATCTCTTTTGAATAAGGGAAACTTAATAGAGTATGGAAGTCCACAAGATATTATCCAGAAGTACCATGTGGATAAGAAAGTACGTGTGGTTTATAATGATGGACGAGAACAGATAGTCCCATTTGAAGAATTACCACATTTAGACACGACAGATTTGATGGTGGTTCACTCTTGTGAGCCGACTTTAGAAGAGATCTTTATCAGATTAACAGGAGAAAAGTTAGATGTTTAG
- a CDS encoding DUF3169 family protein: protein MKKKNKGGLLFLMSVVFGGFLGGFVGMFKAATESHEIILDVKVLIPWISAICLLIGFISILLTFNFLKKSRKFHSLYQEEMDDDLNETYYVQMNRNLEFGTIAFHITSVAILLALFISGSEVIVLDRSNLILPLSFLGLVLIFNAQKYFYKTIAIVRQFDLAFFSTPKDYLDYVNSYDEGERQANLEQSFRILFQLNQYVLPGLYFLIALFSLLTGEIQLLAFLLVGVIHIYIGVMQLPMVKRYFK, encoded by the coding sequence ATGAAAAAGAAAAATAAAGGTGGATTGTTATTTTTAATGTCTGTTGTCTTTGGAGGTTTCTTGGGCGGTTTTGTAGGGATGTTTAAGGCTGCTACCGAATCCCACGAAATTATTTTAGATGTAAAAGTCTTGATACCATGGATATCAGCTATTTGTTTATTGATAGGTTTCATTAGCATTCTTTTGACTTTCAATTTCTTAAAGAAAAGCAGAAAATTTCACTCCTTGTATCAAGAGGAAATGGACGATGATCTGAATGAAACCTATTATGTGCAAATGAATCGTAATCTTGAGTTTGGAACCATTGCTTTTCATATTACAAGTGTAGCGATTTTATTGGCTCTCTTTATTTCAGGAAGTGAAGTGATTGTACTAGATAGAAGCAATCTAATCTTACCTCTTTCTTTTTTGGGATTAGTGTTGATTTTTAATGCTCAAAAATATTTTTATAAGACTATTGCGATTGTTCGTCAGTTTGATTTGGCATTTTTCTCTACACCAAAGGATTATTTAGACTATGTCAATTCTTACGATGAGGGGGAGCGCCAGGCTAATTTGGAACAGAGTTTTCGAATTTTATTCCAATTAAACCAATATGTCTTGCCAGGTCTCTACTTTTTGATTGCTCTCTTTTCCTTGCTGACAGGAGAGATTCAGTTACTAGCTTTCTTGCTGGTAGGAGTGATCCATATTTATATCGGTGTGATGCAGTTGCCTATGGTGAAACGTTATTTTAAATAA
- a CDS encoding helix-turn-helix transcriptional regulator, with protein MQLKNRLKELRARDGLNQTELAKLAEVSRQTISLLERDEYTPSVVIALKISQIFNETVESVFRLEEDE; from the coding sequence ATGCAATTAAAAAATCGTCTAAAAGAGCTGCGGGCTCGCGATGGCCTCAATCAAACCGAACTAGCCAAGCTAGCAGAGGTTTCCAGACAGACCATTAGCCTATTAGAACGGGACGAATACACCCCATCCGTTGTGATTGCCTTGAAAATATCTCAGATTTTCAACGAAACAGTCGAATCGGTATTTCGCTTGGAGGAGGATGAGTGA